AACACCGCCTTTCCGCTATTTGGCCTGAAGCAACCCATGGGATACGAACTGAAGAACCACGGCTTTCATGGCTACAGTACCGGATCCAAAAAGTCCCGTGCTTGCTGGATGTCCATGACGCCTCCTGCCGATTCCATATACGACCTCTTCCTGTTCGAAAGCGCCATAGATGCCCTCTCCTACCACCAGCTGCATCCTCCCATGGAGGACCATTTCCGGCAATACATGAGTTTCGGCGGACAAATCTCAGATGGTCAAATCACCCTCCTCCAGACCTTGGTGGACCGTCATCCTCCCCAGCGGATATTCCTCTGCATGGACCGGGACAATTCCGGCCAATTCTATGCCCTCTCGATTGCCGGAAAACTCCAATCTCCCATCAAGCTCTCCAGCATCTTGGCCGTTTCCCATCGACGGGACAACCTATGCCTACTGGAGTTCCACCTGTCTGGGACATTCGCAGAGCCCTTCAGGGTACAGGCATTTCAGGAAACCATTCGACATGCGCAGCGCCTAGCTGCTCCGGCGCTTGCAGATCGCCTCCCGCTCTATATCGAAGCACCCTACCCGGATTATCAGATCCTCCATTCGGGATTTCCCATCAACAACCACACCCTGTCAATTTGCGTCAGAACCGTGCTGGCATCCCGTGGTCTTAAGGATTGGATGATCCTAGTGCTCCCTCAAGGCAAGGATTTCAACGATGACCTGATGGATCACATGAACAAATAGAATGGATGGGTCAATGTCCGGAATTCTTCGCTGTACTCGTTGGCTCCTCCCGACTGGATCGTCAATTCCTGAAAATCAGGTTCTTTTAGTACCTGCCGCCCTAGCTCCACCAAGATTCGAAATGGGGGTTTGTGGGCGATGGGTTTTACCTCGACCATTCTACGGAGCTTCCAACCATCGGCTTCGGCCAAGGACAGCAAGGGAGATCGTTGGTCAATCGGGAGAATCAAGCTGAGCATTCCGGATTCGTCCAGCAGTCGTTCCGAATGTCTCAAAAGTGCCTGTAGCGGAAGCCCATCCATGTGCCTCGCAGCTGCACGTCGGTCATCGGCAGATCTGATTCCGGTAGGGAAATAGGGGGGATTGGAGAGGATGCAATCGTATTGGATATCTGGTTGCCAATCTTGAAGTCGCACATTTTCTACGGCAAGGCGTCCTGCCCACGGACTCCCTTCCATGTTCTGGCGGGCTTGGTCTGCCGCATCCGGGTCCGGTTCAATCCCCATCAACGATGCCTCCCCATTGCGCTGGGCAGCCATCAAGGCAATGAGGCCGGTCCCGGTCCCTACGTCCAAGATCCGTTTCCGATCAGACACATTTGCCCATGCCCCCAGTAGGATGCCATCGGTTCCGATCTTCATCGCACACCGGTCCTGTTCAATCTCGAACTCCTTGAAACGAAAAACGCCAGCCATGGGACAAAGCTAGCGTTTTTCAATCCGATCCCCTACCCCACCGGTAGGGACATTCGCTCGATCAATTCCAGACAGGCGCGGACATTGTGGTAGGGGCCTTTCCAGGGGCCTGCAAGCTCGACTTGGGAAATCTCGCCCTCCAAGGTGATCCAGTCATGCCATTGGCCTGTGCGAGGTTCTATGAGATGTTTTCGCACAAATCTCCAGGTGCGCTGTGCATCTTGAAGATATCGGGCATTTCCGGACAGTTGCCACGCATTGACCAGCCCGACCAGCGCCTCGGCCTGAGGCCACCAGTATCTTCTGCTGTCGATCAAGCCTGCAGGACCGGCTTCATAGACCCAGCCTCCGTCCTCCAACAAAGCCCGATCTATGCACATATCCATCATCTGGAGCGCCACGCGCCCAACCTCCTCGATCAGCGATTTGTCCCCAAGAACCTCCGCGGCCTCGAATAGGAGCCAACTGGCCTCGACATCGTGCCCGTAGGAAATCTCCTCGGCGATCGGTCTCCATTCGCGGTCAAAGAACAGGCGCATGTGCCTCGTTTCAGGATCGATGATATGATCCAAAAAACTCCGGATGAGTCGACGCTGCACCCCTCGGAGCTCCTCATCCTCCCACACCCTGAGCAGATTGGTGAATGCTTCCAAAATATGGAGGTGGGTATTCATACTTCTGGGAGCATCCAGATCCTTGGGACTGAGCCGTTGTTCGGGCAGGAGTATCCATTCCCTATTGAATGCCTCGTCAAATGCTCCCAGATCCTCATGCCATGCAGCTTTGAGGATCTGGCGGGTCAAATCCACAGCACGTCCCAAGGCATCCTGATCTCCGGTGAGGCGTACATATTCGGCCCAAGCGTAGATCGCAAAAGCCTGCGCGTACAAATGCTTGCGATCATCTTGGGGGGTTCCCTCCGCATCCAACATCCAATACACACCTCCATGTGTGTGATCGGACACACTATGGGAAAGGAAATGGTTGGCGTGATCGGCCAGCGACCTGTATGCCTCGTTCCCGGTCACCCGGGCAGCGGCCGACCAAGTCCACAAAAGTCGAGCATGCAGAATGCCCCCCTTCTCCGCTTCCGGTTCGACCATTCCGGAAGCATCCGCCCGGCCGAAAAATCCGCCCCGGGCCCCATCCTTCATCTGGTTGGCCCAGAATGGCAGGATCTCATCATCCATGCAGGACCTCAATTCCTGCATCCAGCTAAATTCATTCATGTCCATGCTTCTTATCCCCGTTGTCGCTTTCGTTTGTAGAGCTTGGGTAAATCGTCTTCGAATAGGGTCATCGGGCTCTGGCGGAACTTCACAAAGTCCTCAGAACTAGGATGCCCGGGAAATGGCGCATAATGGTGATCCTCTCGGTCATTTCGCCAAACCAATACATAGACAATTTTTCGGGCTAAGCTATCCTGTGCAATCCCTTCCAACAGCATATCCGTCCACCAAGACGCATGGGGGACCTTCTCAAGTCCCGTTTCCGTCAATGCGGCCACTTTGCCCTTCTCTTCCGCAAGCTTCACCACCATGCCCAGTCTATGGGTGAGATCCTGGAGGCGTTCTGGACTTTTCATATCATGGTAATCATCTAATCCCAGGATATCGACAAACTCATCCCCCGGATAGCATCTCAGGTATTCCGATTCGTCCGAAAACACATCGGGAGAATAAACATATAGGAGGTTGTGGACCCCTCGGACATCCCGAAGATACATCAGGGTAAAGTGCCAAAGTTGGCGATACTGCGCTGGACTGCAATTACCCTTCCCCCACCAGAACCAACTCCCGGTATGCTCATGGAAAGGCCGGAAAAGTACCGGGATGGGACGCCCCCACCGAGTCTTGAGCCCCAAGAAGAAATCCGCAACGGCATCGAGTTTGGCGAGGTAATCGGCATGCAGATCCCCTCCGGGCAATATACGCCCCACCACTTTGGTGGTATCCCAAGATCCTCCCCCAGTGGCCAGATTGCGAATATGCCAACTGTAGGTATTCACTCCGCCTCTGCGAAAGACTTGCCTCGCCCATCGCTGCATATCCTTGAATTCGACCGAATCGATGTTGTGGGAATCTCCGATATGCCCCAAGTCCCAGCCATACACGGCAGGATATGACCCGCAGACATCCCGCACATCCGATCTTCCGCGCTGACGGGTCCATTCCACACCATAAGCCAGATCATCCTGATGGCCGAACATGATCCCCTCGGGGGCAATCTGGTGGAGACTGGCATACAAGGCCCGAGTTTCCGGAGTGGCATCCGGATCGGCCAACTTCGGCCCGATATCTAGAGGGGCTGAAAATCCCAGGACCAGCCCCAAGGCAGTCCCGATCACGATCCCAACGGATCGCCGCAAGCAAACAGCAGTATTCATCATGAAAACGATCTAGTCGTAACGATTCCCTTATGGGTGGTCCAAATTGTCCAGTGGGGACGGAATGGGTGCGGGACAATTCCCCCATTGGGAAGGGGCAAATGTACCCATTCGCGACAAAACCCCCTCCAAGCCCCGAATCGCGCAGCATTCGATCTATTCGAATCGTCTCTTTTCCCTATATTCTGCCCACAAACCCATCAACCCATTATGACTTTCACAATCGCCCGCATGGGGATCATGGCCCTGATCTGGGGGCTCCTATCCCTGTCTGCCCTGTCCGGACAGACCCTTCGCCCCGGCACACTCCCCTATTACG
Above is a genomic segment from Pontibacter sp. G13 containing:
- a CDS encoding toprim domain-containing protein; its protein translation is MEDLYQWIKQHIDLAQYAQQVYGYQLDKSRSSKNSKVLIHPSESHRIVVSRREQNGHFCYFNPMDEQDKGTIVDFLVYREGSWDKVVDKLSNLSDTSQAVQYPVFPEEELDPDEEQVESLSHRDFLHDRGLSDRTLDHPWFAGRILTHKRLIDDKTMVNTAFPLFGLKQPMGYELKNHGFHGYSTGSKKSRACWMSMTPPADSIYDLFLFESAIDALSYHQLHPPMEDHFRQYMSFGGQISDGQITLLQTLVDRHPPQRIFLCMDRDNSGQFYALSIAGKLQSPIKLSSILAVSHRRDNLCLLEFHLSGTFAEPFRVQAFQETIRHAQRLAAPALADRLPLYIEAPYPDYQILHSGFPINNHTLSICVRTVLASRGLKDWMILVLPQGKDFNDDLMDHMNK
- a CDS encoding methyltransferase is translated as MAGVFRFKEFEIEQDRCAMKIGTDGILLGAWANVSDRKRILDVGTGTGLIALMAAQRNGEASLMGIEPDPDAADQARQNMEGSPWAGRLAVENVRLQDWQPDIQYDCILSNPPYFPTGIRSADDRRAAARHMDGLPLQALLRHSERLLDESGMLSLILPIDQRSPLLSLAEADGWKLRRMVEVKPIAHKPPFRILVELGRQVLKEPDFQELTIQSGGANEYSEEFRTLTHPFYLFM
- a CDS encoding AGE family epimerase/isomerase — translated: MNEFSWMQELRSCMDDEILPFWANQMKDGARGGFFGRADASGMVEPEAEKGGILHARLLWTWSAAARVTGNEAYRSLADHANHFLSHSVSDHTHGGVYWMLDAEGTPQDDRKHLYAQAFAIYAWAEYVRLTGDQDALGRAVDLTRQILKAAWHEDLGAFDEAFNREWILLPEQRLSPKDLDAPRSMNTHLHILEAFTNLLRVWEDEELRGVQRRLIRSFLDHIIDPETRHMRLFFDREWRPIAEEISYGHDVEASWLLFEAAEVLGDKSLIEEVGRVALQMMDMCIDRALLEDGGWVYEAGPAGLIDSRRYWWPQAEALVGLVNAWQLSGNARYLQDAQRTWRFVRKHLIEPRTGQWHDWITLEGEISQVELAGPWKGPYHNVRACLELIERMSLPVG
- a CDS encoding glycosyl hydrolase, with translation MMNTAVCLRRSVGIVIGTALGLVLGFSAPLDIGPKLADPDATPETRALYASLHQIAPEGIMFGHQDDLAYGVEWTRQRGRSDVRDVCGSYPAVYGWDLGHIGDSHNIDSVEFKDMQRWARQVFRRGGVNTYSWHIRNLATGGGSWDTTKVVGRILPGGDLHADYLAKLDAVADFFLGLKTRWGRPIPVLFRPFHEHTGSWFWWGKGNCSPAQYRQLWHFTLMYLRDVRGVHNLLYVYSPDVFSDESEYLRCYPGDEFVDILGLDDYHDMKSPERLQDLTHRLGMVVKLAEEKGKVAALTETGLEKVPHASWWTDMLLEGIAQDSLARKIVYVLVWRNDREDHHYAPFPGHPSSEDFVKFRQSPMTLFEDDLPKLYKRKRQRG